The following are from one region of the Klebsiella aerogenes genome:
- the argO gene encoding arginine exporter ArgO: protein MLSYYFQGLALGAAMILPLGPQNAFVMNQGIRRQYHLMIALLCALSDLVLICAGIFGGSALLMQSPWLLALVTWGGVAFLLWYGFGALKTAMSDNLELASAEVMKQGRWKIIVTMLAVTWLNPHVYLDTFVVLGSLGGQLAVEPKRWFALGTISASFLWFFGLALLAAWLAPRLRTARAQRIINILVGLVMWFIALQLAKDGLQHIQMLINQA from the coding sequence ATGCTATCGTATTACTTTCAAGGGCTTGCCTTGGGCGCAGCGATGATTCTGCCGCTTGGGCCGCAAAACGCCTTCGTGATGAATCAGGGGATCCGTCGGCAGTACCATTTAATGATTGCGCTACTGTGCGCGCTCAGCGATCTGGTATTAATCTGCGCCGGTATTTTCGGCGGTAGCGCGTTGCTGATGCAGTCGCCGTGGCTGCTGGCGCTGGTGACCTGGGGCGGTGTCGCCTTCTTGCTATGGTACGGCTTCGGCGCGTTGAAAACGGCAATGAGCGACAATCTCGAACTGGCCAGCGCCGAGGTGATGAAACAAGGGCGCTGGAAAATTATCGTCACCATGCTGGCGGTGACCTGGCTGAATCCGCATGTTTATCTCGATACCTTCGTGGTGCTGGGGAGCCTTGGCGGCCAGCTGGCGGTCGAACCGAAGCGCTGGTTCGCGCTGGGCACGATTAGCGCCTCGTTTTTATGGTTCTTCGGTCTGGCGCTGCTGGCGGCGTGGCTGGCGCCGCGTTTGCGCACCGCGCGGGCGCAGCGGATCATCAATATTCTCGTCGGGCTGGTGATGTGGTTTATCGCCCTACAGTTGGCGAAAGATGGCCTGCAACATATCCAGATGCTTATCAACCAGGCTTAG
- a CDS encoding oxidative stress defense protein: MKLKVLALAAALGFSTMAVQANELPDGPHIVTSGTASVDAVPDIATLAIEVNVAAKDAASAKKQADDRVAQYLSFLEKNGIAKKDISSANLRTQPDYDYQNGKSILKGYRAVRTVEVTLRQLEKLNGLLDGALKAGLNEIRSVSLGVAQPDAYKDKARKAAIDDAVHQAQELAAGFHSKLGPVYSVRYHVSNYQPSPMVRMMKAADAAPVSAQETYEQATIQFDDQVDVVFELQPAQAAAPAASEKPAEAPKPAQ, translated from the coding sequence GTGAAGTTAAAAGTCTTAGCCCTGGCGGCAGCACTCGGATTCAGCACGATGGCGGTACAGGCAAATGAATTGCCCGATGGCCCGCATATTGTGACTTCAGGCACAGCAAGCGTTGACGCGGTTCCGGATATCGCCACTCTGGCGATTGAGGTTAATGTGGCGGCAAAAGATGCGGCATCAGCGAAAAAACAGGCTGACGACCGCGTGGCGCAGTACCTTTCTTTCCTCGAAAAGAACGGCATTGCGAAAAAAGATATCAGCTCGGCGAACCTGCGTACCCAGCCTGATTACGACTATCAGAATGGGAAAAGCATTCTGAAAGGCTATCGCGCGGTGCGCACCGTGGAAGTCACGCTGCGTCAGCTCGAAAAACTTAACGGTCTGCTGGACGGCGCTCTGAAGGCGGGTCTTAACGAAATTCGTTCTGTTTCGCTGGGCGTGGCGCAACCTGACGCCTACAAAGATAAAGCGCGTAAAGCGGCGATCGACGACGCGGTGCATCAGGCGCAGGAGCTGGCCGCAGGCTTCCACAGCAAGCTGGGCCCGGTCTATAGCGTGCGTTACCATGTCTCCAATTATCAGCCGAGCCCGATGGTTCGTATGATGAAGGCCGCTGACGCCGCGCCGGTCTCCGCGCAGGAAACCTACGAGCAGGCGACTATCCAGTTTGATGACCAGGTTGACGTGGTCTTTGAACTGCAGCCTGCACAGGCCGCTGCGCCAGCCGCGTCGGAGAAACCTGCCGAAGCGCCGAAACCGGCTCAGTAA
- the argP gene encoding DNA-binding transcriptional regulator ArgP, with amino-acid sequence MKRPDYRTLQALDAVIRERGFERAAQKLCITQSAVSQRIKQLENMFGQPLLVRTVPPRPTEQGQKLLALLRQVELLEEEWLGDEQTGSTPLLLSLAVNADSLATWLLPALANVLSDSPIRLNLQVEDETRTQERLRRGEVVGAVSIQPQALPSCLVDQLGALDYLFVASKGFAERYFPNGVTRSALLKAPVVAFDHLDDMHQAFLQQNFDLPPGSVPCHIVNSSEAFVQLARQGTTCCMIPHLQIEKELKSGELIDLTPGLFQRRMLYWHRFAPESRMMRRVTDALIDYGHKVLRQD; translated from the coding sequence ATGAAACGACCGGACTACAGAACATTACAAGCGCTGGATGCGGTGATTAGGGAACGTGGGTTTGAGCGCGCCGCGCAGAAGCTATGTATTACACAGTCCGCCGTCTCACAGCGTATCAAACAGCTGGAAAACATGTTCGGCCAACCGCTGCTGGTGCGTACCGTGCCGCCGCGTCCGACCGAACAAGGGCAAAAGCTGTTAGCCCTGTTGCGCCAGGTTGAGCTGCTGGAAGAGGAGTGGCTGGGCGATGAACAAACCGGCTCCACGCCGCTGCTGCTGTCGCTGGCGGTCAACGCCGACAGCCTGGCGACCTGGTTGCTGCCGGCGCTGGCCAACGTGCTATCCGACTCCCCTATTCGCCTCAATCTGCAGGTGGAAGATGAAACCCGCACCCAGGAGCGCCTGCGCCGCGGAGAAGTGGTCGGCGCGGTGAGTATTCAGCCGCAGGCGCTGCCAAGCTGCCTCGTCGATCAACTCGGCGCGCTGGATTACCTGTTCGTTGCCTCAAAGGGGTTTGCAGAACGCTACTTCCCTAACGGCGTCACGCGTTCGGCGCTGCTGAAAGCGCCGGTGGTCGCTTTTGATCATCTGGACGATATGCACCAGGCGTTCCTGCAACAAAACTTCGATCTGCCGCCTGGCAGCGTGCCCTGCCATATCGTCAACTCGTCAGAAGCCTTCGTGCAGCTGGCGCGTCAGGGCACCACCTGCTGTATGATCCCGCATCTACAGATTGAAAAAGAACTCAAGAGCGGCGAGCTTATCGACCTGACGCCAGGTCTGTTCCAACGCCGCATGCTGTACTGGCACCGCTTCGCGCCGGAAAGCCGCATGATGCGCCGGGTGACCGACGCGCTGATCGATTACGGCCACAAGGTGCTGCGCCAGGATTAA
- the rpiA gene encoding ribose-5-phosphate isomerase RpiA yields the protein MTQDELKKAVGWAALQYVQPGTIVGVGTGSTAAHFIDALGTMKGQIEGAVSSSDASTEKLKSLGIPVFDLNSVDRLGIYVDGADEINGHMQMIKGGGAALTREKIIASVADKFICIADASKQVDILGNFPLPVEVIPMARSAVARQLVKLGGRPEYRQGVVTDNGNVILDVHGLEILDAIALENAINGIPGVVTVGLFANRGADVALIGTADGVQTIVSK from the coding sequence ATGACGCAGGATGAACTGAAAAAAGCAGTCGGCTGGGCAGCGCTGCAATATGTACAACCAGGCACCATTGTTGGTGTCGGTACCGGCTCCACGGCGGCGCATTTTATTGATGCGCTGGGCACCATGAAAGGGCAGATCGAAGGGGCGGTCTCCAGCTCCGACGCTTCTACCGAGAAGCTGAAAAGCCTCGGTATCCCGGTGTTCGACCTCAACTCTGTTGACCGCCTGGGGATCTACGTTGACGGCGCAGATGAAATTAACGGCCATATGCAGATGATCAAAGGCGGCGGCGCGGCGCTGACCCGCGAGAAGATCATCGCTTCGGTTGCCGATAAGTTTATCTGCATCGCCGACGCTTCCAAGCAGGTTGATATCCTCGGTAACTTCCCGCTGCCGGTGGAAGTGATCCCAATGGCGCGTAGCGCCGTCGCGCGTCAGCTGGTGAAACTGGGCGGCCGCCCGGAATATCGCCAGGGCGTGGTGACGGATAACGGCAACGTGATCCTCGATGTCCACGGTCTGGAAATCCTCGATGCTATCGCGCTGGAAAATGCGATTAACGGCATTCCGGGCGTGGTGACCGTCGGTCTGTTCGCTAACCGCGGCGCTGACGTGGCGCTGATCGGTACCGCCGACGGCGTGCAAACCATCGTCAGCAAATAA
- the serA gene encoding phosphoglycerate dehydrogenase translates to MAKVSLEKDKIKFLLVEGVHQKAIDNLRAAGYTNIEFHKGALDSEQLKASIRDAHFIGLRSRTHLTEEIFAAAEKLVAVGCFCIGTNQVDLDAAAKRGIPVFNAPFSNTRSVAELVIGELLLMLRGVPEANAKAHRGVWNKLAVGSFEARGKKLGIIGYGHIGTQLGILAESLGMHVYFYDIENKLPLGNATQVQHLSDLLNMSDVVSLHVPENASTKNMMGSEELALMKPGALLINASRGTVVDIPALCDALSRKHLAGAAIDVFPTEPATNSDPFNSPLCEFDNVILTPHIGGSTQEAQENIGLEVAGKLAKYSDNGSTLSAVNFPEVSLPLHGGRRLLHIHENRPGILTAINQIFAAQNINIAAQYLQTTPQMGYVVIDIEADGDVAQQALLAMKAIPGTIRARLLF, encoded by the coding sequence ATGGCTAAGGTATCACTGGAAAAAGACAAGATTAAATTTCTGCTAGTTGAAGGTGTGCATCAAAAAGCAATCGATAACCTTCGTGCGGCAGGTTACACCAACATCGAATTTCACAAAGGCGCGCTGGATAGTGAACAGCTGAAAGCGTCGATCCGTGATGCCCATTTCATCGGCCTGCGTTCCCGTACTCATCTGACTGAAGAGATCTTCGCCGCGGCGGAAAAACTGGTGGCGGTCGGCTGCTTCTGTATCGGCACCAATCAGGTTGACCTCGACGCGGCGGCAAAGCGGGGGATCCCGGTATTTAACGCCCCGTTCTCGAACACCCGTTCGGTAGCGGAGCTGGTGATCGGCGAACTGCTGCTGATGCTGCGCGGCGTGCCGGAAGCCAACGCCAAGGCGCATCGCGGCGTATGGAATAAACTGGCGGTGGGCAGCTTTGAAGCGCGCGGCAAGAAACTGGGGATTATCGGTTATGGCCATATCGGTACCCAGCTCGGCATTCTGGCGGAATCGCTGGGAATGCATGTCTACTTCTATGACATTGAAAACAAACTGCCGCTGGGTAACGCCACGCAGGTACAGCATCTCTCCGATCTGCTGAACATGAGCGACGTCGTCAGCCTGCATGTGCCGGAAAACGCCTCCACCAAAAATATGATGGGGTCGGAAGAGCTGGCGCTGATGAAGCCGGGCGCGCTGCTGATCAACGCCTCTCGCGGCACGGTAGTGGATATTCCGGCGCTGTGCGATGCGCTGTCGCGTAAACACCTGGCCGGGGCGGCGATCGACGTCTTCCCAACCGAGCCTGCGACCAACAGCGATCCGTTCAACTCCCCGCTGTGCGAATTTGATAACGTGATCCTGACCCCGCACATCGGCGGTTCGACTCAGGAAGCGCAGGAGAATATCGGTCTGGAAGTGGCCGGTAAGCTGGCGAAGTATTCCGACAACGGTTCAACGCTGTCGGCGGTGAATTTCCCGGAGGTTTCTCTGCCGCTGCACGGCGGTCGCCGTCTGCTGCATATCCATGAAAACCGTCCAGGCATCCTCACTGCAATTAACCAGATTTTCGCCGCGCAGAATATCAACATCGCTGCCCAGTATCTGCAAACGACCCCGCAGATGGGTTACGTGGTTATTGATATCGAAGCCGACGGCGATGTCGCGCAGCAGGCGCTGCTGGCGATGAAAGCTATCCCGGGCACTATCCGCGCCCGTCTGCTGTTCTAA
- a CDS encoding 5-formyltetrahydrofolate cyclo-ligase, translating into MTLQPDTPLSRQQIRQQIRQRRRALSPEQQRHFARQAAERMMAYPPMVLARTVALFLSFDGELDTQPLIEQLWRAGKRVYLPVLHPFSPGNLLFLHYHPQSQLALNRLKIREPQLDVRDVLPLAELDVLITPLVAFDASGQRLGMGGGFYDRTLQNWRQYRLQPVGYAHDCQQVASLPSEEWDVPLPAVITPGKTWRW; encoded by the coding sequence ATGACACTACAGCCAGATACCCCGCTCTCCAGACAGCAAATCCGCCAGCAAATCCGTCAGCGTCGACGCGCGCTCAGCCCCGAGCAACAACGCCATTTCGCCCGGCAGGCCGCGGAGCGGATGATGGCTTATCCGCCGATGGTGCTGGCCCGTACTGTCGCGCTGTTCCTCTCCTTTGACGGCGAACTGGATACCCAACCGCTGATCGAGCAGCTATGGCGCGCGGGCAAACGGGTTTATCTGCCGGTGCTGCATCCGTTTAGCCCCGGCAACCTGCTGTTTTTACACTATCATCCGCAAAGCCAGCTGGCGCTCAATCGCCTGAAGATCCGCGAACCACAGCTCGACGTGCGCGACGTCCTGCCGCTTGCCGAGCTCGATGTGCTGATTACCCCTCTGGTGGCCTTCGATGCCAGCGGCCAGCGCCTGGGAATGGGCGGCGGCTTCTACGATCGCACCCTGCAAAACTGGCGGCAGTATCGCCTGCAGCCGGTAGGCTACGCCCACGACTGCCAGCAGGTGGCTTCCCTGCCAAGCGAAGAGTGGGATGTCCCGCTGCCGGCTGTGATTACGCCAGGTAAAACCTGGCGCTGGTAA
- the zapA gene encoding cell division protein ZapA, with product MSAQPVDLQIFGRSLRVNCPPEQRDALNQAAEDLNQRLQDLKERTRVTNTEQLVFIAALNISYELTQEKAKTRDYASSMEQRIRMLQQTIEQALLEQGRISERAGSKFE from the coding sequence ATGTCTGCACAACCCGTAGATCTCCAAATTTTTGGTCGTTCACTGCGAGTGAATTGCCCGCCTGAACAAAGGGATGCCCTGAATCAGGCAGCTGAGGACCTTAATCAGCGGTTGCAAGATTTAAAAGAACGCACTAGAGTCACAAATACTGAGCAGCTGGTCTTCATCGCCGCGTTGAACATCAGCTATGAGTTGACTCAGGAAAAAGCGAAGACCCGCGACTACGCCTCCAGTATGGAACAGCGCATTCGCATGCTTCAGCAGACCATCGAACAAGCATTGCTTGAGCAAGGTCGCATAAGCGAAAGAGCGGGGTCGAAGTTTGAATAA
- a CDS encoding YecA family protein, whose translation MSIQNEMPGYKDVDQLLNQQGVGLTPAEMHGLISGILCGGNTDSSWQPLVHDLTNEGLAFGHELAQALRSMHSATSDSLEDDGFLFQLYMPEGDDVSVFDRADALAGWVNHFLLGLGVTQPKLDKVKDETGEAIDDLRNIAQLGYDEDEDQEELEMSLEEIIEYVRVAALLCHDTFARQQPTAPEVRKPTLH comes from the coding sequence ATGTCTATACAGAACGAAATGCCTGGTTACAAGGATGTAGACCAGTTACTGAACCAACAAGGGGTGGGATTAACCCCAGCCGAAATGCACGGTTTGATAAGCGGGATCCTCTGCGGCGGCAACACCGACAGCAGTTGGCAGCCGCTGGTGCATGACCTGACCAACGAAGGCCTCGCCTTCGGCCACGAACTGGCCCAGGCCCTGCGTAGCATGCATTCCGCCACCAGCGATTCGCTGGAAGATGACGGCTTCCTGTTCCAGCTGTATATGCCGGAAGGCGACGACGTCAGCGTCTTCGACCGTGCCGACGCGCTGGCGGGTTGGGTGAACCATTTCCTGCTCGGCCTTGGCGTGACCCAGCCGAAGCTGGATAAAGTGAAAGATGAGACTGGCGAAGCCATTGATGACCTGCGTAACATCGCGCAGCTCGGCTACGACGAAGATGAAGATCAGGAAGAACTGGAAATGTCTCTGGAAGAGATTATCGAGTACGTACGCGTCGCCGCGTTACTGTGCCACGATACCTTCGCACGCCAGCAGCCAACCGCGCCGGAAGTACGCAAGCCAACGCTACACTAA
- the pepP gene encoding Xaa-Pro aminopeptidase yields the protein MTQQEFLSRRQALLAQMQPGSAALIFAAPEAVRSADSEYPYRQNSDFWYFAGFNEPEALLVLIKSDETHNHSVLFNRVRDLTAEIWFGRRLGQDAAPGKLGVERALAFSEINQQLYQLLNGLDAIYFAQGEYAYADEIVFNALEKLRKGSRQNLQAPNSVIDWRPMVHEMRLFKSAEELEVMRRAGEITALAHTRAMEKCRPGMFEYQLEGEILHEFNRHGARFPSYNTIVGGGENGCILHYTENESELRDGDLVLIDAGCEYRGYAGDITRTFPVNGKFSQPQREIYDIVLESLETALALYRPGASIYQVNQEVVRIMITGLVRLGILKGEIDELIANNAHRPYFMHGLSHWLGLDVHDVGNYDTDRSRLLEPGMVLTVEPGLYIATDADVPAQYRGIGIRIEDDIVITEDGNENLTAGVVKKADEIEALMAAARQS from the coding sequence ATGACACAGCAGGAGTTTCTTTCTCGTCGCCAGGCATTATTGGCGCAGATGCAGCCAGGCAGCGCGGCGCTGATTTTCGCCGCGCCGGAAGCGGTACGCAGCGCAGATTCGGAATATCCCTACCGGCAGAACAGCGATTTTTGGTACTTCGCTGGTTTCAACGAACCGGAAGCGCTGCTGGTGCTGATCAAAAGCGATGAAACGCACAACCATAGCGTGCTGTTTAACCGCGTTCGCGATCTGACTGCTGAAATCTGGTTTGGCCGCCGTCTGGGTCAGGATGCCGCGCCGGGCAAGTTAGGTGTCGAGCGTGCGTTGGCGTTTAGCGAAATCAACCAGCAGCTGTATCAACTGCTCAACGGCCTGGATGCTATCTATTTCGCCCAGGGCGAATATGCCTATGCCGATGAAATTGTCTTCAACGCCCTCGAAAAACTGCGTAAAGGTTCACGCCAGAACCTGCAGGCGCCGAACTCCGTCATCGACTGGCGACCTATGGTGCATGAAATGCGCCTGTTTAAATCCGCGGAAGAACTGGAAGTGATGCGCCGCGCCGGTGAAATTACCGCTCTTGCGCATACCCGGGCGATGGAAAAATGCCGCCCTGGCATGTTCGAATACCAGTTGGAAGGCGAAATTCTCCATGAATTCAACCGCCATGGCGCGCGTTTCCCGTCTTATAACACCATCGTAGGCGGCGGAGAAAACGGCTGTATTCTGCACTACACCGAAAACGAATCCGAACTGCGCGACGGCGATCTGGTGTTGATTGATGCGGGCTGCGAATATCGCGGCTACGCGGGCGACATTACCCGGACCTTCCCGGTGAATGGCAAATTCAGCCAGCCGCAGCGCGAAATCTACGACATCGTGCTCGAATCGTTGGAAACTGCGCTGGCGCTTTACCGTCCAGGCGCTTCGATTTATCAGGTTAATCAGGAAGTCGTGCGCATTATGATTACCGGCCTGGTACGTCTGGGGATCCTGAAAGGCGAGATTGACGAACTTATCGCGAATAACGCCCATCGCCCGTACTTTATGCATGGCCTGAGCCACTGGCTGGGGCTGGATGTGCACGATGTCGGCAACTACGATACCGACCGTTCACGTTTGCTGGAGCCGGGAATGGTGCTGACCGTCGAGCCGGGGCTGTATATTGCCACCGACGCCGATGTTCCGGCGCAGTATCGCGGTATCGGTATCCGCATTGAAGATGACATCGTCATTACTGAAGACGGCAACGAAAATCTCACTGCCGGCGTGGTGAAAAAGGCCGATGAGATCGAGGCGCTGATGGCGGCGGCGCGCCAGTCATGA
- the ubiH gene encoding 2-octaprenyl-6-methoxyphenyl hydroxylase, translated as MSVLIVGGGMTGATLALAISRLTGGALPVHLIEAQDPDSSRHPGFDDRAIALAAGTCQQLARIGIWQRLAERATPIQRVHVSDRGHAGFVNLAAQEYGLAALGQVVELHDVGQRLFSLLRDAPGVTLHCPAKVEAVSRSEESVSLTLDSGEIINGKLLVAADGSRSTLGARCGISWQQQPYEQLAIIANVSTALAHEGRAFERFTEHGPLAMLPMSQGRCSLVWCHPQSRRDEVLSWSDERFCQELQQAFGWRLGRITHAGKRSIYPLSLTTAARAVSHRLALVGNAAQTLHPIAGQGFNLGLRDVMSLAEMLADAHAASEDVGHYSLLCRYQARRADDKAATIGVTDGLVHLFANRWAPLVAGRNVGLMAMELFTPARDALAQRTLGWVPR; from the coding sequence ATGAGCGTGCTGATCGTGGGCGGCGGGATGACCGGGGCGACGCTCGCGCTGGCTATCTCCCGTTTGACCGGCGGCGCGCTGCCGGTTCATCTGATTGAAGCGCAGGACCCGGATTCGTCACGCCATCCTGGTTTTGACGACCGGGCGATTGCGCTGGCGGCCGGGACCTGTCAGCAGTTGGCGCGCATCGGTATCTGGCAGCGCCTCGCCGAGCGGGCGACGCCCATCCAGCGCGTACACGTTAGCGATCGTGGTCATGCCGGTTTTGTGAATCTGGCGGCGCAGGAATATGGCCTGGCGGCGCTGGGACAGGTGGTTGAACTGCACGATGTCGGCCAGCGATTGTTTAGCCTGCTGCGTGATGCGCCGGGCGTGACGCTGCACTGCCCGGCGAAAGTGGAAGCGGTCAGCCGCAGCGAAGAGAGCGTGAGCCTCACGCTCGATAGCGGCGAAATCATTAACGGTAAACTGCTGGTGGCGGCCGATGGTTCGCGTTCGACGCTGGGCGCCCGCTGCGGCATCAGCTGGCAGCAGCAGCCGTATGAGCAACTGGCGATCATTGCCAACGTCAGTACCGCGCTGGCCCACGAAGGCCGCGCCTTCGAGCGTTTTACCGAGCATGGCCCGCTGGCGATGCTGCCGATGTCGCAAGGGCGCTGCTCGCTGGTGTGGTGCCACCCGCAGTCGCGGCGCGATGAGGTGCTGAGCTGGTCTGATGAACGTTTTTGCCAGGAATTGCAGCAGGCGTTCGGCTGGCGGCTGGGGCGCATTACCCATGCTGGTAAACGCAGCATCTATCCGCTGTCGTTAACGACCGCCGCTCGCGCAGTGTCGCATCGTCTGGCGTTGGTCGGCAACGCGGCGCAGACGCTGCACCCGATCGCCGGACAGGGCTTTAATCTCGGTCTGCGCGATGTGATGAGCCTGGCGGAAATGCTCGCCGACGCTCATGCTGCCAGCGAGGATGTTGGCCATTATTCATTGTTGTGTCGCTATCAGGCGCGGAGAGCGGATGATAAAGCCGCCACCATCGGCGTGACCGATGGTCTGGTGCATCTATTTGCCAACCGTTGGGCGCCGCTGGTGGCGGGGCGCAACGTCGGGCTGATGGCGATGGAATTATTTACCCCGGCGCGTGATGCGCTGGCGCAGCGTACCCTCGGTTGGGTTCCTCGTTAA
- the ubiI gene encoding FAD-dependent 2-octaprenylphenol hydroxylase, with amino-acid sequence MQSVDVAIVGGGMVGLAVACGLQGSGLRVAVLEQAAPQPLSADAPPALRVSAINAASEKLLSKLDVWNEIIAQRASCYHGMEVWDKDSFGRISFDDQSMGFSHLGHIIENAVVHHALWQKAQRCADVTLLAPAQLQQVAWGENEAFLSLQDGSMLTARLVVGADGANSWLRNKADIPLTFWDYRHHALVATIRTAEPHQAVARQAFHGEGILAFLPLSDPHLCSIVWSLSPEEAQRMQQADESTFNQALNIAFDNRLGLCQLESERQVFPLTGRYARQFAAHRLALVGDAAHTIHPLAGQGVNLGFMDAAELIDELKRLHAQGKDIGQHLYLRRYERSRKHSAALMLAGMQGFREMFSGSHPAKKFLRDMGLKLADSLPGVKPQLIRQAMGLNDLPAWLR; translated from the coding sequence GTGCAAAGTGTTGATGTTGCCATTGTTGGCGGCGGAATGGTGGGACTGGCGGTGGCCTGTGGTTTACAGGGCAGCGGCTTGCGCGTCGCGGTGCTGGAACAAGCGGCGCCGCAGCCCCTGAGCGCCGATGCGCCGCCAGCGCTGCGCGTGTCGGCAATCAATGCCGCCAGCGAAAAACTGCTGAGCAAACTGGATGTCTGGAACGAGATTATCGCTCAGCGCGCCAGCTGCTACCACGGCATGGAAGTATGGGATAAAGACAGTTTTGGCCGCATCAGCTTCGATGATCAGAGCATGGGCTTTAGTCATCTGGGGCATATTATTGAAAATGCCGTGGTGCATCATGCGCTGTGGCAGAAAGCGCAGCGTTGCGCCGACGTGACGCTGCTGGCGCCCGCGCAGTTGCAGCAGGTGGCGTGGGGCGAAAACGAAGCCTTTCTGAGCCTGCAGGACGGCAGCATGCTGACCGCGCGGTTGGTGGTCGGCGCTGATGGCGCGAATTCGTGGCTGCGCAATAAAGCCGATATCCCGCTGACCTTCTGGGACTATCGTCATCATGCGCTGGTGGCGACGATTCGGACCGCCGAGCCGCATCAGGCGGTGGCGCGTCAGGCGTTCCACGGCGAAGGTATTTTGGCCTTCCTGCCGCTAAGCGATCCGCATCTGTGCTCGATCGTCTGGTCGTTGTCGCCGGAAGAGGCGCAGCGGATGCAGCAGGCCGATGAGTCCACGTTCAATCAGGCGCTGAATATCGCTTTTGATAACCGCCTTGGCCTTTGTCAGCTGGAAAGCGAGCGACAGGTCTTCCCGCTGACCGGCCGTTATGCGCGCCAGTTCGCCGCTCACCGCCTGGCGTTGGTCGGCGATGCCGCCCACACCATCCACCCGTTAGCCGGGCAAGGGGTGAACCTCGGCTTTATGGATGCCGCCGAGCTTATCGACGAGCTGAAGCGCCTGCACGCGCAGGGTAAAGATATTGGTCAGCATTTGTATCTGCGCCGCTACGAGCGTAGCCGCAAGCATAGCGCCGCGTTGATGCTGGCGGGCATGCAGGGCTTTCGTGAAATGTTCTCCGGTAGCCATCCGGCGAAGAAATTCCTCCGCGATATGGGGCTCAAATTGGCCGATTCGCTGCCGGGCGTGAAACCGCAATTGATTCGCCAAGCGATGGGGCTCAACGATCTGCCCGCCTGGTTACGTTAA
- the gcvT gene encoding glycine cleavage system aminomethyltransferase GcvT, translating into MAQQTPLYEQHTLCGARMVDFHGWMMPLHYGSQIDEHHAVRGDAGMFDVSHMTIVDFHGSRIREFLRYLLANDVAKLTTPGKALYTGMLTASAGVIDDLIVYFLSEDYFRLVVNSATREKDLAWISEQAEPYGLDITVRDDLSLIAVQGPQAKAKAATLFTDAQRQAVEGMKPFFGVQSGDLFIATTGYTGEAGYEIAMPNEQAADFWRGLLDAGVKPCGLGARDTLRLEAGMNLYGQEMDESVSPLAANMGWTIAWEPTDRQFIGREALEMQREKGTEQLVGLVMTEKGVLRGGLPVRFSDSDGNQKEGIITSGTFSPTLGYSIALARVPAGIGETAVVQIRNREMPVKVTKPGFVRNGKAIV; encoded by the coding sequence ATGGCTCAACAGACTCCGTTGTATGAACAACACACGCTGTGCGGCGCTCGCATGGTGGATTTCCATGGCTGGATGATGCCGCTGCATTACGGATCCCAGATTGATGAGCACCATGCGGTGCGCGGCGATGCAGGGATGTTTGATGTGTCGCATATGACCATCGTCGATTTCCACGGCAGCCGGATTAGAGAGTTCTTGCGCTATTTGCTGGCCAACGACGTGGCGAAGCTCACCACTCCGGGCAAAGCGCTTTACACCGGAATGCTCACCGCTTCCGCAGGCGTCATCGATGACCTGATTGTTTATTTCCTTTCTGAAGATTATTTCCGCCTCGTTGTTAACTCCGCTACCCGTGAAAAAGACCTCGCCTGGATCTCTGAGCAAGCGGAACCTTACGGCCTTGATATCACCGTCCGCGACGATCTGTCGCTGATCGCGGTGCAGGGACCGCAGGCGAAAGCGAAGGCGGCGACGCTGTTCACCGATGCTCAGCGTCAGGCTGTGGAAGGTATGAAGCCGTTCTTCGGCGTGCAGTCCGGCGACTTGTTTATCGCCACCACCGGTTATACCGGCGAAGCGGGTTATGAAATCGCTATGCCGAACGAACAGGCGGCCGATTTCTGGCGCGGTCTGCTGGATGCAGGCGTTAAGCCATGCGGCTTGGGCGCGCGCGATACTCTGCGCCTGGAAGCAGGGATGAACCTGTATGGCCAGGAGATGGACGAAAGCGTCTCTCCGCTGGCGGCAAACATGGGCTGGACTATCGCCTGGGAACCTACCGATCGTCAGTTTATTGGCCGCGAAGCGCTGGAAATGCAGCGTGAAAAAGGCACCGAACAGCTGGTCGGTCTGGTGATGACCGAGAAAGGCGTTCTGCGCGGCGGCCTGCCGGTGCGCTTCAGCGATAGCGACGGTAATCAAAAAGAAGGCATTATCACCAGTGGCACCTTCTCGCCGACGCTGGGTTACAGCATCGCGCTGGCTCGCGTGCCTGCCGGGATTGGCGAAACCGCGGTAGTACAAATCCGCAATCGCGAAATGCCGGTAAAAGTGACTAAACCTGGTTTTGTACGCAATGGCAAAGCCATTGTGTGA